The Desulfonatronum thiosulfatophilum genome has a window encoding:
- a CDS encoding aspartate carbamoyltransferase catalytic subunit, which yields MLWPHKDLLCISQLTKAEILHVFEMARRFAEVNSRPIKKVPTLKGKSVILFFVEPSTRTKTSFDIAGKRLSADTYSLAASSSSLKKGENLKDSALTLEAMHPDALVLRHHQSGASEFLAKRLSCSVINAGDGWHAHPTQALLDGFALSGVWGDDMAGKTVLIVGDIAHSRVARSDVLLLNALGAHVRICAPRTLLPAAVREWPVEIFSDLSTACRGVDAVICLRLQLERQKAGLLPDLREYARTFGLGARHLKQANPGVLVMHPGPMNRGLEIEAALADAENSLILDQVSAGVATRMALLFLFLTRKDQSSRDEQQPQNHRFQEA from the coding sequence ATGCTTTGGCCCCACAAGGATCTGCTCTGCATATCACAATTGACCAAGGCGGAAATTCTGCATGTTTTCGAGATGGCGCGCCGGTTTGCCGAGGTCAATTCTCGACCGATAAAAAAAGTGCCGACGCTGAAAGGCAAGAGCGTGATCCTTTTTTTTGTCGAACCCAGTACGCGAACCAAGACATCCTTCGACATCGCCGGAAAACGACTTTCCGCGGATACCTATTCCCTGGCGGCGTCCTCCAGCAGTTTGAAAAAGGGGGAGAACCTCAAGGACTCCGCTCTGACGCTGGAGGCCATGCACCCGGATGCGCTGGTGCTGCGCCACCATCAAAGCGGAGCTTCCGAATTTCTGGCCAAGCGCCTTTCCTGTTCGGTGATCAACGCAGGGGACGGCTGGCATGCGCATCCCACCCAGGCCCTTCTGGACGGATTTGCTTTAAGCGGGGTCTGGGGGGACGACATGGCCGGTAAAACCGTGCTCATTGTTGGCGACATCGCGCACAGTCGGGTGGCCCGCTCCGACGTGCTGCTGCTCAACGCTCTGGGCGCCCATGTCCGGATTTGCGCTCCGCGAACCCTGTTGCCGGCTGCCGTGCGGGAGTGGCCCGTGGAAATTTTTTCGGATCTGTCCACGGCCTGCCGAGGCGTGGACGCCGTGATCTGCCTACGCCTGCAGTTGGAGCGGCAAAAGGCCGGCCTGTTGCCGGATCTGCGCGAATATGCCCGAACCTTCGGCCTGGGGGCGCGGCACCTGAAACAGGCCAATCCCGGAGTTCTGGTCATGCATCCCGGTCCCATGAATCGAGGTCTTGAAATCGAAGCCGCCCTTGCGGATGCCGAGAACAGCCTGATTCTTGATCAGGTCTCAGCCGGCGTTGCCACGCGCATGGCCCTGCTGTTCCTTTTTCTGACCCGCAAGGATCAATCTTCGAGGGACGAGCAACAACCCCAAAACCATCGGTTTCAGGAGGCCTAG
- a CDS encoding dihydroorotase, translating into MPGPDLVVRNVLFRDELVSLWVGEGKVQRLALPDEPSSDGAELDGGGGLLLPGLIDAHVHLREPGFEYKEDIASGLEAAVRGGFSAVLAMANTSPVNDTAAVTDFMRNKAIQTHPHGPRLHPVGALTKSLAGQELAPLAELAEAGCAAFSNDGMPVANPDIFRRAVEYASDLGLVVIDHCEDPALAEGASMNEGRVSGLLGLKGQPVVAESLQVARDILLAEYLDLPIHLAHISCRQSVELIAWAKSRGVRVTAETCPHYLLWTEEMMQGYNTLAKVNPPLRTSDDVQAMRQAVREGVIDILVTDHAPHADHEKETPLDEAPNGISGLDTALSLCWTLVRERVLSVQDLCRLWSQRPAEIFSLPVNRFSSGDPADFILFNPDQEWTVSPQTLFSRGKNTPCLGQVLPGRVRAHCISGKILFQDAFE; encoded by the coding sequence ATGCCCGGTCCGGATCTTGTCGTACGCAATGTTCTTTTTCGGGATGAACTGGTCAGCCTCTGGGTTGGTGAGGGCAAGGTGCAGCGGTTGGCCTTGCCCGACGAGCCGTCCTCCGACGGTGCGGAGCTGGACGGGGGCGGGGGGCTGCTGCTGCCGGGGCTGATCGATGCGCATGTCCATCTGCGTGAACCGGGCTTCGAGTACAAGGAAGACATCGCCTCCGGTCTGGAGGCCGCGGTCCGGGGAGGATTCAGTGCCGTACTGGCCATGGCCAATACCAGCCCGGTCAACGACACGGCCGCGGTGACCGACTTCATGCGCAACAAGGCCATCCAGACGCACCCGCACGGACCTCGACTGCACCCTGTAGGCGCCTTGACCAAGTCGCTTGCGGGGCAGGAATTGGCTCCTCTGGCCGAACTGGCTGAAGCGGGCTGCGCGGCGTTTTCCAATGACGGCATGCCCGTGGCCAATCCGGACATTTTTCGACGGGCCGTCGAATATGCTTCCGATCTGGGCTTGGTGGTAATCGATCATTGCGAGGACCCGGCGCTGGCCGAGGGCGCCTCCATGAACGAAGGCCGGGTCAGCGGCTTGCTCGGACTCAAGGGCCAGCCCGTGGTCGCGGAAAGCCTGCAGGTGGCCAGGGATATCCTGCTGGCGGAATACCTGGATCTTCCGATTCACCTGGCGCACATCAGCTGCCGCCAGTCCGTGGAGCTGATCGCCTGGGCCAAGAGCCGGGGCGTCCGGGTGACCGCGGAGACCTGCCCGCATTATCTGCTCTGGACCGAGGAAATGATGCAGGGGTACAACACCCTGGCCAAGGTCAACCCGCCGTTGCGCACCAGCGACGACGTCCAGGCCATGCGTCAGGCCGTGCGGGAAGGAGTGATCGACATCCTGGTCACGGATCATGCCCCCCATGCCGACCATGAAAAGGAAACCCCTCTGGACGAGGCGCCCAACGGCATCAGCGGCCTGGATACTGCGCTGTCCCTGTGTTGGACCCTGGTCCGCGAAAGAGTGCTTTCGGTTCAGGACTTGTGCCGGCTCTGGTCCCAGCGTCCCGCGGAAATTTTCTCGTTGCCCGTGAACCGCTTTTCTTCCGGAGACCCCGCGGATTTTATTCTGTTCAATCCGGATCAGGAATGGACCGTGAGCCCCCAGACCCTGTTTTCCCGGGGCAAGAACACTCCTTGCCTGGGCCAGGTTTTGCCTGGACGGGTCCGCGCGCACTGCATCTCCGGAAAAATTCTCTTTCAAGACGCTTTCGAATAA
- a CDS encoding HD domain-containing protein, whose product MSQPLKDAVSICKAIMRNGFDAYVINARLQEKILAGNGEREVDICSEADFEDLSKIFPLFEPATTAEYTGTLKEGDILIRVYPADSEDGSHPEEGVAKFTPGMIKALEKTEGGLPLQLACPYMPKAKELYDGFADVGGGEIRFQGIPDETLKQNYLRGVRALRFAANFQLPVEPNSWMAIVRAARRVLDYVSVSDIMDEWRKVEAENMWHFVKLLHESTILDGLIPEIAALSRVKQIKNPDEGEEIVLDHTLELMRRYPEELPYDWYGTLACLFHDVGKLFTAEYVGNQWTFYQHHRVGAKVTRKILGRLRFSPEEIDKVCHLVRQHMRFHFMLTDRGIRRFTALHDYPRLIEIARADIKARNGAYKEFNHNMKMLERAAIPEEALEPLLNGHEIMDFAEINPGPAVGLIREALLQAQIAGDVTSVPEAVEFVRNYRLKEKLQ is encoded by the coding sequence ATGTCCCAACCGCTGAAAGATGCCGTGAGCATCTGCAAGGCCATCATGCGCAACGGGTTTGACGCTTACGTGATCAATGCCCGGTTGCAGGAAAAAATCCTGGCAGGAAACGGTGAACGTGAAGTCGATATCTGCTCCGAAGCTGATTTCGAGGATCTGAGCAAGATATTCCCTCTTTTCGAACCGGCTACCACGGCGGAGTATACCGGTACGCTGAAGGAAGGCGACATCCTGATTCGGGTTTATCCCGCGGATTCCGAGGACGGCTCGCATCCCGAGGAGGGAGTGGCCAAGTTCACTCCAGGCATGATCAAGGCCCTGGAAAAGACCGAAGGCGGCCTGCCGCTGCAGTTGGCCTGCCCGTACATGCCGAAAGCCAAGGAACTGTATGACGGCTTCGCGGATGTCGGCGGCGGCGAGATCCGTTTTCAGGGCATTCCGGATGAAACCCTGAAGCAGAACTATCTGCGCGGCGTGCGGGCGTTGCGGTTCGCGGCCAATTTTCAGCTGCCCGTGGAGCCCAATTCCTGGATGGCCATTGTGCGGGCGGCCCGGCGTGTCCTGGACTACGTTTCGGTTTCGGACATCATGGACGAGTGGCGCAAGGTGGAAGCGGAAAACATGTGGCATTTCGTGAAGCTGCTCCATGAAAGCACCATCCTGGACGGTCTCATCCCTGAAATCGCCGCCTTAAGCCGGGTCAAACAGATCAAGAATCCGGATGAAGGCGAGGAAATCGTCCTGGACCACACCCTGGAGTTGATGCGCCGTTATCCCGAGGAATTGCCCTATGACTGGTACGGGACCCTGGCCTGTCTGTTCCATGATGTGGGCAAGCTGTTTACCGCGGAATATGTGGGCAACCAGTGGACTTTTTACCAGCATCACCGGGTGGGCGCCAAGGTGACCCGGAAGATTCTCGGACGGTTGCGGTTTTCTCCCGAGGAAATCGACAAGGTCTGCCATCTGGTGCGCCAGCACATGCGCTTCCATTTCATGCTCACGGACCGGGGTATTCGCCGGTTCACCGCGCTGCACGACTATCCGCGTCTGATTGAAATCGCCAGAGCGGACATCAAGGCCCGTAATGGCGCATACAAGGAATTCAACCATAACATGAAGATGCTGGAGCGGGCGGCAATACCGGAAGAAGCCCTGGAGCCCCTGCTCAATGGTCATGAAATCATGGACTTCGCCGAGATCAATCCCGGTCCGGCAGTCGGCCTGATCCGCGAAGCCCTGCTTCAGGCCCAGATCGCCGGGGACGTGACGTCGGTGCCGGAAGCCGTGGAATTTGTCCGCAACTACCGGTTGAAGGAAAAACTGCAATGA
- the rlmN gene encoding 23S rRNA (adenine(2503)-C(2))-methyltransferase RlmN, protein MKPDLLEYTLPELEEFIAELGEAPFRAQQIWQWLWQKRVRDFALMSNVSKELRSRLAEAAVIVWPEVDQVQRSRDGTTKFLLALRDGQRIESVLIPEKTHYTLCLSSQVGCSLGCTFCATGRMGLLRNLTMGEILGQVLVAQEHVAGLDTHLSLRNLVFMGMGEPLLNRVNLRRALESLHHPLGLDFSKRRITVSTVGLPGGLSELGSWGLASLAVSLHAPSQELRSQIMPKAARFLLDDLISELSDYPLQPRQKITIEYVLLGGVNDSLNHARDLVRLLNKVKAKINLIAFHPGPGLPYKAPDLNRVLDFENFLKAKGLPATLRKSKGQDISAACGQLRAECASIDAD, encoded by the coding sequence TTGAAGCCTGATCTTCTCGAATATACCCTCCCTGAACTGGAAGAGTTCATTGCGGAGCTGGGAGAAGCTCCCTTCCGGGCGCAGCAGATCTGGCAGTGGCTGTGGCAGAAGCGGGTGCGCGATTTCGCCTTGATGTCCAACGTTTCCAAAGAATTGCGTTCGCGTCTGGCCGAAGCCGCGGTTATTGTTTGGCCGGAGGTTGATCAGGTTCAACGCAGTCGGGACGGCACGACGAAGTTCCTGTTGGCTTTGCGGGACGGTCAGCGCATTGAAAGCGTCCTCATTCCGGAAAAGACCCATTACACGCTTTGCCTCTCCTCCCAGGTGGGATGCAGTCTGGGCTGTACGTTCTGCGCCACGGGACGGATGGGCTTGCTCCGCAACTTGACCATGGGCGAGATTCTGGGCCAAGTTCTCGTGGCCCAGGAACATGTGGCCGGCCTGGACACGCATCTGTCGCTGCGTAATCTCGTGTTCATGGGCATGGGCGAGCCCTTGCTGAACCGTGTAAATTTGCGCCGCGCCCTGGAGTCGTTGCATCATCCGCTTGGTCTGGATTTCTCCAAGCGCCGGATCACCGTGTCCACTGTCGGCCTTCCGGGCGGTCTCAGCGAACTCGGCTCCTGGGGGCTGGCCTCCCTGGCGGTGTCCCTGCACGCCCCGTCCCAGGAGCTGCGGTCCCAAATCATGCCCAAGGCCGCCCGTTTTCTTCTGGATGACCTGATTTCCGAGCTATCCGACTATCCCCTGCAGCCACGGCAGAAGATCACCATTGAGTACGTGCTGCTGGGGGGAGTGAACGACAGTCTGAACCACGCCCGCGATCTGGTCCGTCTGCTGAACAAGGTCAAGGCAAAGATCAATCTGATCGCCTTTCATCCCGGACCGGGCTTGCCCTACAAGGCGCCGGATCTGAACCGGGTGCTTGATTTCGAGAATTTTCTCAAAGCCAAGGGGCTGCCGGCAACCTTGCGTAAAAGCAAAGGGCAAGATATTTCTGCCGCCTGTGGACAGCTGCGGGCAGAATGCGCGAGCATCGATGCCGATTAG
- the hisI gene encoding phosphoribosyl-AMP cyclohydrolase, translating into MKPDFEKCGGLVPVVVQDVASLEVLMLAYMNEEAWEQTLATGEAHFYSRSRKKLWHKGGTSGHVQKVRSIRLDCDADTVLLLVEQIGGAACHEGYRTCFFRSIDEGEWKICAPIIFDPKEVYK; encoded by the coding sequence GTGAAACCTGATTTTGAGAAGTGCGGCGGGTTGGTACCCGTCGTGGTCCAGGACGTCGCAAGCCTGGAAGTGTTGATGCTGGCCTATATGAACGAGGAGGCCTGGGAGCAGACCCTGGCGACGGGGGAGGCCCATTTCTACAGCCGATCCCGGAAAAAATTATGGCACAAGGGTGGTACGTCCGGCCATGTGCAGAAGGTTCGCTCGATCCGTCTGGACTGTGATGCGGACACGGTTTTGCTGCTTGTGGAACAGATCGGCGGAGCAGCCTGCCACGAAGGTTACCGGACATGTTTTTTCCGGTCCATAGATGAGGGCGAGTGGAAAATCTGCGCGCCGATTATTTTCGATCCCAAGGAGGTTTATAAATAG
- the hisG gene encoding ATP phosphoribosyltransferase → MPTPDNQLKLGIPKGSLQDATINLFARSGWKIHLHSRNYFPEINDPAINCSICRAQEMARYVEAGTLDAGLTGKDWVMEYESDVHVVSDLVYSKVSSRPARWILAVAGDSPYRRPEDLAGKKISTELVNFTKRYFQNAGIPVEVEFSWGATEAKVVEGLADAIVEVTETGSTIKAHGLRIIAEMMQTNTQLIANKTAWANPVKRAKIEQIDMLLKGALRAEKLVGLKMNVPQSKVEHIMAVLPSLTSPTVAHLLNSDWLSVEIVVEESVVRDLIPDLVGMGAEGIIEYSLNKVI, encoded by the coding sequence ATGCCGACACCAGACAACCAGCTCAAGCTGGGCATTCCCAAGGGGTCGCTGCAGGATGCCACCATCAATCTTTTTGCCCGTTCAGGGTGGAAAATTCATCTGCATTCCCGCAATTACTTCCCGGAGATCAATGATCCGGCCATCAATTGCAGCATCTGCCGGGCCCAGGAAATGGCCCGCTATGTGGAAGCCGGCACGCTGGACGCCGGATTGACCGGCAAGGACTGGGTCATGGAATACGAATCCGACGTGCATGTGGTTTCGGACCTGGTTTATTCGAAAGTCAGCTCTCGTCCGGCGCGCTGGATCCTGGCCGTGGCCGGCGACTCGCCTTACCGCCGTCCGGAAGACTTGGCCGGAAAAAAAATTTCCACGGAATTGGTGAACTTCACCAAGCGTTATTTTCAGAACGCGGGCATTCCGGTGGAGGTTGAATTTTCCTGGGGAGCCACCGAGGCCAAGGTCGTCGAAGGCTTGGCCGACGCCATTGTCGAAGTTACCGAGACCGGCTCGACCATCAAGGCCCATGGCCTGCGCATCATCGCCGAGATGATGCAGACCAACACCCAGCTGATCGCGAACAAGACGGCCTGGGCCAACCCAGTCAAGAGAGCCAAGATCGAACAGATCGACATGCTGCTCAAGGGAGCGCTCAGGGCCGAAAAACTGGTCGGGCTGAAAATGAACGTTCCCCAGAGCAAGGTGGAGCATATCATGGCCGTTCTGCCCAGCCTGACATCCCCGACCGTGGCCCATCTCTTGAACAGCGACTGGCTTTCCGTGGAAATCGTGGTCGAGGAGAGCGTGGTCCGAGACTTGATTCCGGACCTGGTCGGCATGGGCGCCGAAGGCATTATCGAATACTCTCTGAACAAGGTCATCTGA
- a CDS encoding SPOR domain-containing protein, translating to MVFFFCLQLLGCAGSGPGGGKDIERLSPREVQIRLDLAEAYLRGNEPRLSLQELSRIQGTAAALPRFHFVLGFTHFSLGHWGDAAAAFQKAVALDPAYAEAWNNLGLAYLADDNYKSAEAAFTSALGVPTYRTPEIAALNLAMLHMEQGDSAKARQYIDLALELNWRLGQAYLLAAELAAGQGDLDKAIELLERGVAADLNNTRMMLTLAEYLLLVGKSRDARLWLERVQAAAPPNSPEADIALEYLNSLDRGGGEAGNDATSISAIVVRPTRDSEVPSLPQLVEPPAPEPVSGDADVEAQEIQDVDQSAIFIVQIGAFKDQGNADVLRKRYADKGYPSDMAEILHRGSTWFIVFIDSSVEKERVQRRAEQFQKQEKIPAVVTRIGMGRYLELDAP from the coding sequence ATGGTGTTCTTTTTTTGCCTGCAACTGCTCGGTTGCGCTGGGAGCGGTCCGGGAGGAGGCAAGGACATTGAACGCCTCAGCCCACGAGAAGTACAAATCCGACTGGACCTGGCCGAAGCCTATCTGCGAGGGAATGAGCCGAGACTGAGTCTGCAGGAATTGTCGCGAATTCAAGGCACTGCCGCTGCCTTGCCGCGCTTTCACTTCGTCTTGGGCTTCACTCATTTCTCTCTCGGCCACTGGGGTGATGCGGCCGCGGCATTTCAGAAGGCCGTCGCTCTTGATCCCGCCTACGCCGAAGCATGGAACAACCTGGGCCTGGCATATCTCGCTGACGACAACTACAAATCCGCCGAAGCGGCATTCACCAGCGCCCTGGGCGTACCCACCTACCGTACTCCTGAAATTGCCGCTTTGAACTTGGCCATGTTGCATATGGAGCAAGGCGATTCTGCCAAGGCTAGGCAGTACATCGATCTGGCCTTGGAACTGAACTGGCGGCTCGGACAGGCATACCTTCTGGCAGCAGAACTTGCAGCAGGGCAGGGAGATCTCGACAAAGCGATTGAACTTCTGGAACGCGGCGTGGCAGCGGATCTGAACAATACCCGCATGATGCTCACCCTGGCCGAATATCTCCTCCTTGTCGGCAAGAGCAGGGATGCTCGGCTCTGGCTGGAGCGGGTTCAGGCTGCCGCTCCCCCGAATAGTCCGGAAGCGGACATTGCCCTAGAGTATCTCAACTCGCTGGATCGGGGAGGAGGAGAGGCCGGTAACGATGCCACCTCAATATCGGCAATTGTCGTGCGTCCCACCCGCGATTCAGAAGTTCCTTCTTTACCGCAATTAGTGGAGCCGCCCGCCCCGGAGCCTGTAAGCGGCGATGCGGATGTTGAGGCACAAGAAATTCAAGATGTTGATCAATCCGCCATCTTTATTGTCCAGATTGGGGCATTCAAGGATCAGGGCAATGCCGACGTTTTGCGGAAGCGTTATGCCGACAAAGGCTATCCGTCCGACATGGCGGAAATTCTGCATCGGGGCTCTACGTGGTTTATTGTTTTCATAGATTCGTCAGTGGAGAAGGAACGTGTTCAGCGCCGTGCCGAACAATTTCAGAAACAGGAAAAAATCCCGGCCGTAGTGACCAGGATCGGCATGGGTCGCTATCTGGAGCTTGACGCCCCCTGA
- a CDS encoding B12-binding domain-containing radical SAM protein: MLRSSGAKVALLDCMEPGGSDVSWPRTSRYGTGRYPKVQFPKPAVLRNIPRNWGRYGLPVETVQSLLARSRRPDGILITTAMTYWYPGVTAMVHLLRRIWPKVPIVLGGVYATLCPEHAKSEEVDLVLQGPFEEPRSWGRFWRLWGMSAPPIPPDAGLHLALDLYDRPDFSVLLGSRGCPFRCSYCASGQLFSGFRRRSPESLFSALEQDFQRGVRDFAFQDDALLVDAQSWLVPWLEMTARLKSPVRLHTPNAVHIRYLNQSLCTMMRKARFVTIRLGLETSSFAHRNDQKLDAEHWERGVRALFSAGFQSERIGVYILSGLPGQEFDDVVASVRFVRSFGLQPHLAHYSPIPGTQLFQQACAASDHPLASEPLFHNPSLWPCVPGGFSPERQRNLQRLLE; this comes from the coding sequence ATGCTTCGCTCTTCCGGCGCCAAAGTTGCTTTGCTGGACTGCATGGAGCCTGGAGGATCTGATGTATCCTGGCCCAGAACCAGCCGGTATGGAACGGGCCGCTACCCGAAAGTTCAATTCCCAAAACCCGCCGTACTCCGGAACATTCCCCGCAACTGGGGTCGGTATGGTCTGCCTGTGGAAACCGTTCAGTCGCTGCTTGCGCGATCAAGGCGACCAGATGGAATCCTCATTACCACGGCGATGACCTATTGGTATCCCGGCGTCACGGCCATGGTCCATTTGCTGCGCCGGATCTGGCCAAAGGTTCCCATTGTCCTGGGCGGCGTCTATGCGACTCTGTGCCCGGAACATGCTAAGAGTGAGGAAGTTGATCTTGTTCTTCAGGGGCCGTTTGAAGAACCCCGAAGCTGGGGGCGGTTCTGGCGGCTCTGGGGGATGAGTGCTCCGCCAATTCCCCCCGACGCCGGACTGCACCTGGCCCTGGATTTGTATGACCGGCCGGATTTTTCCGTACTGCTCGGTTCCCGGGGATGCCCGTTTCGCTGTTCCTATTGCGCATCCGGGCAGCTCTTTTCCGGTTTCCGGCGCAGGTCGCCGGAAAGCCTGTTCTCGGCCCTGGAGCAGGATTTTCAAAGAGGAGTCCGGGATTTTGCCTTTCAGGACGATGCCCTGCTTGTGGATGCCCAATCCTGGCTGGTTCCCTGGCTGGAGATGACGGCAAGGCTCAAAAGCCCAGTGCGCCTGCACACCCCCAATGCCGTGCACATCCGGTATCTGAACCAATCACTTTGCACCATGATGCGCAAAGCAAGATTTGTCACCATCCGGCTGGGACTGGAAACATCATCCTTTGCCCATCGTAATGATCAGAAACTCGATGCCGAACACTGGGAGCGGGGAGTTCGTGCCCTGTTCTCCGCTGGGTTTCAATCTGAGCGGATCGGGGTCTACATTTTGTCCGGTCTGCCGGGGCAGGAGTTTGATGATGTGGTAGCAAGCGTCCGTTTTGTCCGCTCCTTTGGCCTGCAACCCCATTTGGCCCACTATTCGCCCATTCCCGGAACGCAATTATTCCAACAGGCCTGCGCGGCTTCCGACCATCCTCTGGCCTCTGAACCTCTCTTTCATAATCCTTCCCTGTGGCCCTGCGTTCCGGGCGGATTTTCGCCGGAACGACAACGAAATCTGCAGCGGCTTCTGGAGTAG